A single genomic interval of Lentimicrobium sp. L6 harbors:
- a CDS encoding T9SS type A sorting domain-containing protein yields MKRITLTSILVALTILVSSQTFIQNDKTWNVVECINWGGCGTQSFKILGDTTIGQTEYKKLYATYDTTFSNWNKYGALRENENKVYFYLFANETEVLLYDFGLNVGENFNSTHNSIEYQGCPIEMEVSLIDTVTIENGEQRQRITFSDGEEWIAGIGSIYGLVYVGVYQCIFDMYYDLSCCHENEELIFQSPSFDDCLVNTVGINENVGKINHSITPNPFNHSTILNFDYSSSQTYRLQIFNSTGQLIKRINPINSGKIEISGEYLNSGIYYYQLINDNYEIAGGKLIKE; encoded by the coding sequence ATGAAAAGAATAACACTTACATCAATTTTAGTCGCTCTGACAATTCTTGTTAGTAGCCAGACATTTATTCAGAACGACAAAACCTGGAATGTTGTCGAATGTATAAATTGGGGTGGTTGTGGAACTCAATCATTCAAAATATTAGGAGATACGACAATAGGTCAAACTGAATATAAGAAACTCTATGCTACATACGATACAACTTTTAGCAATTGGAATAAGTATGGGGCGTTGAGAGAAAATGAAAACAAAGTTTATTTTTATCTATTCGCTAATGAAACAGAAGTATTGCTTTATGATTTCGGGTTGAATGTAGGTGAAAATTTTAACTCGACTCACAATTCAATCGAATATCAAGGTTGTCCTATTGAAATGGAAGTTTCATTAATAGATACAGTTACAATTGAGAATGGAGAACAACGGCAAAGGATTACATTTTCTGATGGAGAAGAATGGATTGCAGGAATTGGAAGTATTTATGGATTGGTCTATGTTGGGGTATATCAATGCATTTTTGATATGTATTATGATTTGAGTTGCTGCCATGAAAACGAAGAGTTAATATTTCAATCGCCAAGTTTTGACGACTGCCTCGTAAATACTGTTGGAATAAATGAAAATGTTGGAAAAATCAATCACTCCATTACCCCTAATCCATTCAACCATTCAACTATCCTAAATTTCGACTATTCGAGTTCACAAACATACAGACTTCAAATTTTTAATTCAACTGGACAACTAATAAAACGAATTAATCCAATAAACTCTGGCAAAATTGAAATATCAGGAGAATATCTTAATTCAGGAATTTATTATTATCAACTTATTAATGACAATTATGAGATTGCAGGGGGAAAATTGATAAAAGAATGA
- a CDS encoding tyrosine-type recombinase/integrase, with protein sequence METHPQITLRRGTHRGQDVIFIEFAYDEELIIKVKQISGARWSQTNRSWLVANNETNKAELKKAFLVHQESEKKIINKSIQKKKEYQSKSDIIIEKDIRQGRLFIKFPFDLAIKESIKKLDGSWWHQEKKIWSVLMNSENMKTIESIFKGRNMLWVETENPSAKKHRSPLKKGEVELHPNFEKQLKIENKSKNTISNYISQVSHFLYYFRNEDISNLSENKIRDYINYLREDLNYSTSFQRILISAVNNYYRTVYNRDIDRTELPYPIFEKRLPKVISKEDVQKMINVTTNYKHKMVIIMLYSLGLRNNELSILKLKDIDFDREIITIYNSKGRKDRQLPLPTSLIKPLKKYILDFAIRDYFLEGQGEKPYSGSSIGKIVKSAAEQVNVKLPVTPHVLRHCFATHSLEKGVDLRYIQAMLGHKSSKTTEIYTHVSTKKLKSLSNPFDDIKI encoded by the coding sequence ATGGAAACGCATCCCCAAATAACACTTAGGCGAGGAACACATAGAGGTCAAGATGTTATTTTTATTGAATTTGCTTATGATGAAGAATTAATAATTAAAGTTAAGCAAATATCTGGAGCCCGATGGAGTCAAACTAATCGCAGTTGGCTTGTTGCAAATAATGAAACTAATAAAGCGGAATTGAAAAAAGCCTTTTTAGTTCATCAAGAATCAGAAAAAAAAATCATTAACAAGAGCATTCAGAAAAAGAAAGAATATCAATCTAAATCCGATATCATCATTGAAAAAGACATTAGACAAGGGAGGCTTTTTATCAAGTTTCCTTTTGATTTAGCCATAAAGGAATCCATTAAAAAATTGGATGGATCATGGTGGCATCAAGAAAAAAAGATATGGTCGGTTCTTATGAATTCAGAGAATATGAAAACTATAGAAAGCATATTTAAAGGAAGAAATATGCTTTGGGTTGAAACGGAGAATCCTAGTGCTAAAAAACATCGCAGCCCTTTAAAAAAAGGCGAAGTAGAACTACACCCTAATTTTGAAAAACAACTGAAGATTGAAAACAAGAGCAAAAATACTATATCGAATTATATAAGTCAGGTATCTCATTTTCTATATTATTTTAGGAATGAGGATATATCCAATTTATCAGAAAATAAAATTCGAGATTATATTAATTATCTAAGAGAAGATTTGAATTATTCCACATCGTTTCAAAGGATTTTAATAAGTGCTGTTAACAACTATTACAGGACAGTATACAACAGGGATATAGATAGAACAGAATTGCCATATCCTATTTTTGAAAAGAGATTACCTAAGGTTATTAGTAAAGAAGATGTTCAAAAGATGATAAATGTTACAACAAACTACAAACATAAAATGGTCATTATTATGCTTTATAGTTTAGGTTTACGTAATAATGAACTAAGTATATTAAAGCTTAAGGATATTGATTTTGACAGAGAAATTATTACTATTTACAATTCGAAAGGACGCAAAGACAGGCAATTACCTTTGCCCACATCATTAATAAAACCTCTGAAAAAATACATCTTAGATTTTGCTATAAGAGATTATTTTTTAGAAGGGCAAGGGGAAAAGCCATATTCAGGAAGTAGTATAGGTAAAATAGTAAAAAGTGCAGCTGAGCAAGTAAATGTAAAGCTTCCTGTTACCCCACATGTTTTACGACATTGTTTTGCAACACATTCCCTTGAAAAGGGAGTAGATTTAAGATATATCCAAGCCATGTTGGGGCATAAAAGCAGTAAAACAACAGAAATATATACACATGTTAGTACAAAAAAGTTGAAATCTTTATCTAATCCTTTTGATGATATAAAAATTTGA
- the tsaB gene encoding tRNA (adenosine(37)-N6)-threonylcarbamoyltransferase complex dimerization subunit type 1 TsaB translates to MALILNIDTATPVCSVALARNGKLLALREKNEKNIHAEILTQFIMEVIAEAECSLADLDAVAVSKGPGSYTGLRIGVSTAKGLCYSLDIPLIGIGTIDSMAHFAAQELQGKFNEQDLFLPTIDARRMEIYGAFYNHKLEAQTEVKPHILDENSFSEEGENKKIILTGDGAAKCQEIFKERDEIKIYPDIHCSSQGMIQLSEEAFNKQNFEDVAYFEPFYLKEFIAGIPKVKGLR, encoded by the coding sequence ATGGCACTGATTTTAAATATTGATACTGCTACCCCTGTTTGCTCGGTAGCTCTGGCGCGCAATGGAAAACTATTGGCTTTACGCGAAAAAAATGAGAAGAATATACATGCTGAAATCCTTACCCAATTTATTATGGAAGTGATTGCTGAAGCAGAATGTTCATTAGCCGATTTAGATGCCGTGGCCGTGAGTAAAGGTCCTGGTTCCTATACCGGGCTTCGAATTGGAGTGAGCACCGCAAAAGGACTCTGCTATAGCCTCGATATACCTCTGATTGGTATTGGCACCATCGATTCAATGGCTCACTTTGCTGCTCAAGAGCTACAAGGAAAGTTTAACGAGCAAGACCTTTTTCTTCCCACCATAGACGCCCGTAGAATGGAAATATATGGCGCTTTCTATAACCATAAATTAGAAGCCCAAACAGAGGTAAAACCACATATATTAGATGAAAATTCTTTTTCGGAGGAGGGTGAAAATAAAAAAATCATCCTAACAGGAGATGGTGCCGCCAAATGCCAAGAAATTTTCAAGGAGAGAGACGAGATAAAAATATACCCCGATATCCATTGCTCCAGCCAAGGCATGATACAACTCTCAGAAGAAGCGTTCAACAAGCAAAATTTTGAAGATGTAGCCTACTTCGAACCTTTCTACCTCAAAGAGTTTATTGCAGGTATTCCTAAAGTTAAAGGGCTTCGTTAA
- a CDS encoding class I SAM-dependent DNA methyltransferase, whose protein sequence is MAIDNNNNELEKTLWATADKLRSNMDAAEYKHIVLGLIFLKYIADAFNELYEKLEKGEGEFEGADPEDKDEYLQFNVFFVPENARWKYLQDRAKQPEVGKFVDDAMDAIEKQNPSLKGVLPKEYARPDLNKQRLGELIDLIGTIGFAEDGHVSKDLLGRVYEYFLGMFADAEGKRGGQFYTPASIVKLLVEMIEPYNGRVYDGCCGSGGMFIQSEKFITAHGGKIKNLSIYGQESNPTTLRLAKMNLAIRGIDAQMELGDTFMQDKHPDLKADYILANPPFNVSDWSGEQLRDDHRWKYGVPPVGNANYGWLQHFAHKLSPKGTAGIVLANGSMTSNTSGEGDIRKNMVDAGLIDCMVALPSQLFYNTMIPACLWFLARDKTNGNFRNRKGEILFIDARNLGQMINRRNRELADEDIRIISDTYHNWRNPEGNYEDIAGFCKTATVEEVQEANYVLTPGRYVGTELEEEDGIPFAEKMDKLTCQLAEQFVKSSELENQIRENLKSIGYEF, encoded by the coding sequence ATGGCTATAGATAATAACAACAACGAACTTGAAAAGACCCTTTGGGCAACAGCTGATAAGCTACGTAGCAATATGGATGCTGCCGAGTACAAACACATTGTATTGGGTTTGATTTTTTTGAAATACATTGCCGATGCCTTTAATGAATTGTATGAAAAACTAGAAAAAGGAGAAGGAGAATTTGAAGGAGCAGACCCAGAAGACAAGGACGAGTATTTGCAATTCAATGTATTCTTTGTTCCCGAAAATGCACGCTGGAAATATTTACAAGATAGAGCTAAGCAACCAGAAGTTGGAAAATTTGTTGATGACGCAATGGACGCAATCGAGAAACAAAACCCTTCGCTTAAAGGTGTTTTGCCAAAAGAATATGCACGACCTGATTTAAACAAACAACGTCTCGGAGAACTTATCGACCTTATCGGCACAATTGGTTTTGCAGAGGACGGACATGTAAGCAAAGACCTTTTGGGTAGAGTATATGAATATTTCTTAGGTATGTTTGCCGATGCCGAAGGTAAACGAGGCGGACAATTTTACACTCCTGCAAGTATTGTAAAACTATTGGTTGAAATGATAGAACCATATAATGGTCGAGTATATGACGGCTGTTGTGGTAGCGGTGGAATGTTTATTCAGAGCGAAAAGTTTATTACAGCACACGGCGGGAAAATTAAAAATCTTTCTATTTATGGACAAGAAAGCAATCCAACAACCTTGCGACTGGCAAAAATGAACCTTGCCATACGTGGCATTGACGCTCAAATGGAATTGGGTGATACTTTTATGCAAGACAAACACCCAGACTTGAAAGCTGATTATATACTGGCAAATCCACCTTTTAATGTAAGCGATTGGAGCGGAGAACAATTACGTGACGACCATCGATGGAAATATGGAGTGCCACCTGTTGGTAATGCAAATTACGGATGGTTGCAGCATTTTGCTCATAAACTAAGCCCGAAAGGTACAGCAGGTATAGTTTTGGCAAACGGTAGTATGACAAGCAATACTAGCGGAGAAGGTGATATTCGAAAAAATATGGTTGATGCTGGATTAATTGACTGTATGGTTGCACTGCCATCTCAATTGTTTTATAACACGATGATACCCGCTTGTTTATGGTTTTTGGCTCGTGATAAAACCAATGGTAATTTCCGAAATAGAAAAGGTGAAATACTATTTATTGATGCTCGAAACTTGGGGCAAATGATAAATCGCAGAAATCGTGAATTAGCGGATGAAGATATAAGAATCATTTCTGACACCTATCATAATTGGAGAAATCCCGAAGGTAATTATGAGGATATAGCAGGTTTTTGCAAAACTGCAACCGTAGAAGAAGTACAAGAAGCTAATTACGTTTTAACACCAGGTCGGTATGTCGGCACAGAATTAGAAGAAGAAGACGGAATCCCATTTGCAGAGAAGATGGACAAATTAACTTGCCAATTGGCTGAGCAGTTTGTAAAAAGCAGCGAGTTAGAAAATCAAATTCGTGAAAACCTTAAATCAATTGGATATGAGTTTTAA
- a CDS encoding restriction endonuclease subunit S: protein MSFKEGLQDTILGTIPKDWEAVEFSSVAELKHGFQFRTHDFTDDGVKVFKITQINKNGSVDISACDFIDADRLKDFEKYILHKGDILMALTGATIGKIARYYENEICLQNYRVGNFFSQDNDVLSKDYLYHFLTSKYFFNQILARQTQSAQQNIGKDEINKMVLFLPPLSIQNKIATILTSLEDKIELNRQMNQTLEETAQTLFQEMCLPKNDQVPDGWEWKTVSELGIVMTGNTPASKNPEEFGDKYPFVTPSDFKNYFKLILSSNRYISEEGFIKHQKRFIPENSVLVTCIGSDMGKVAITKTTCLTNQQINSFIPSNSRITTEFMYFYFKNIYDLLKNMATGGSTMPIINKSDFERINILVPERKIILDFTKQSKKIDKKIEENLQEISILKLLRDNLLPKLLNGEVSVC from the coding sequence ATGAGTTTTAAAGAAGGGTTGCAAGATACAATTCTTGGTACTATTCCAAAAGATTGGGAAGCTGTAGAATTTTCATCGGTTGCAGAATTAAAACATGGTTTTCAGTTTAGAACTCATGATTTTACTGATGATGGTGTAAAAGTTTTCAAGATAACCCAAATTAATAAAAACGGTAGTGTTGATATTTCGGCTTGTGACTTTATAGATGCAGACAGATTAAAAGACTTCGAAAAGTACATTCTCCATAAAGGAGATATTTTAATGGCATTAACAGGTGCAACAATTGGTAAAATAGCACGATATTATGAAAATGAAATATGTCTTCAAAATTACCGTGTAGGAAATTTTTTCAGCCAAGATAATGATGTCCTTTCAAAAGATTATTTATATCACTTTCTCACTTCTAAATATTTTTTCAATCAAATACTTGCAAGGCAAACTCAATCAGCTCAGCAAAATATTGGCAAGGATGAAATCAATAAAATGGTTCTATTCTTACCACCACTTTCAATTCAAAATAAAATAGCTACTATTTTAACAAGTTTAGAAGATAAAATTGAATTAAACCGTCAAATGAACCAAACATTGGAAGAAACAGCACAAACCCTTTTTCAAGAAATGTGCTTACCAAAAAACGACCAAGTACCAGATGGTTGGGAATGGAAAACTGTTTCTGAATTAGGTATTGTTATGACTGGAAATACTCCGGCAAGTAAAAACCCTGAAGAATTTGGAGATAAATATCCTTTTGTTACTCCTTCTGATTTCAAAAATTATTTTAAACTAATACTTAGCTCAAACAGGTACATTTCAGAAGAAGGTTTTATTAAGCATCAAAAAAGATTTATTCCAGAAAACTCAGTTCTTGTAACATGTATTGGTTCTGATATGGGCAAAGTTGCTATTACAAAAACAACATGTTTAACAAATCAACAAATTAATTCGTTTATTCCTAGTAATTCAAGAATTACAACAGAATTTATGTATTTCTATTTTAAGAATATTTATGACTTGCTTAAAAACATGGCAACAGGTGGTTCCACAATGCCGATAATTAATAAAAGTGATTTTGAGCGAATTAATATTCTTGTTCCCGAAAGGAAAATAATTTTGGATTTTACTAAACAATCAAAAAAAATTGACAAAAAAATTGAAGAAAATTTGCAAGAAATATCTATTCTAAAATTATTGCGTGATAACTTATTGCCCAAATTATTGAACGGGGAGGTTAGTGTATGTTAG
- a CDS encoding type I restriction endonuclease subunit R → MSNLITENDIEQIAIELLQEQGYNYSYGPDLLDSEERQANDVVLEKVLQNAIFRINTDIPFDAQEEARKKVLRHENPDLFTQNEITHKYITEGIDVTFRNTQGEIRNDKVWLIDFNDISKNEFQAINQFTVIENNHNRRPDIILFVNGLPLVVIELKNPADEKADTKAAFNQIETYKKQISNLFVYNLFSIVSDYWFAKVGSISSPWSRFMEWKSKDGEHIIQVDERKENKLLSELPFLIEGLLNKATLLDFLKHFTVFERTKKETIKKIAAYHQYFAVNKAIQTTIKASDTEGDKRGGVVWHTQGSGKSLSMVFYTGKLVLSHAMNNPTIVVLTDRNDLDQQLFETFSNCNQLIRQTPKQAENRSGLRELLKVASGGVVFTTIQKFMPEEKGDTYPTLSERHNIVVVADEAHRSQYDFIDGFARHMRDALPNASFIGFTGTPIEKEDANTRSVFGDYVHVYDIQQAVEDGATVRIYYESRLAKINLDEVAQKVMDEKIEEVTENEELTEKQKHFAKWTSKEAIVGSKDRLEQVAKDLVLHFEARSKTQDGKGMIVAMSRRIAIALYNEIIKIRPDWHDSDDTKGIIKVIMTGSASDPLDWQEHIRNKPRRKSIGDRLKDPSDPLQLVIVRDMWLTGFDAPCLHTMYIDKPMNGHNLMQAIARINRVFKDKKGGLVVDYIGIAQDLKKAIATYTEEGGKGKPTFDLEEAVAKLQELYEVTVDMFSKFDYKKYFEIAIKDKLEFIRDAMDYILALEDGKNRFNQNVMRLSQAFGLCVPHPETLKIRDEVGFFQTVKSYIAKLSEKEKTKSNQEIETAIRQIVSEALISDEVIDVFQAAGLKRPDISILSNEFMDDIKNMKRKNLALELLKKLLNDELKRRGKTNITQSKKFSELLEEAVRRYQNGLITTAEAIQELADLIGDIKEADKRGEKLNLNNDELAFYDALHVSDLAEKIMGDDILQNIARELVDSLRNSISIDWNVKKSVQAGIRVRIKRLLRKYKYPPEDSPAAIEAIMEQTEAWSREWTKE, encoded by the coding sequence ATGAGCAATTTAATAACAGAAAACGATATAGAACAGATTGCTATTGAGCTTCTGCAAGAACAAGGTTATAACTATTCTTATGGCCCTGATTTATTGGATAGTGAAGAACGTCAAGCGAATGATGTTGTTCTGGAAAAGGTATTGCAAAATGCCATTTTTCGCATTAATACCGATATCCCTTTTGATGCACAAGAAGAAGCACGAAAAAAAGTTCTACGACATGAAAATCCCGATTTATTTACTCAAAATGAGATTACACACAAATATATAACCGAAGGTATAGATGTAACTTTCCGTAATACACAAGGCGAAATTCGCAACGATAAAGTTTGGCTGATAGATTTTAACGACATTTCAAAAAACGAATTTCAGGCAATCAACCAATTTACAGTAATTGAAAACAATCACAATCGCCGTCCAGATATTATATTGTTTGTAAATGGTTTGCCTTTGGTAGTCATTGAGTTGAAAAATCCAGCCGATGAAAAAGCTGATACCAAAGCTGCATTTAATCAAATAGAAACTTACAAAAAGCAAATATCTAATTTATTTGTCTATAACCTTTTTTCGATAGTCAGTGATTATTGGTTTGCAAAAGTAGGTAGCATTAGTAGCCCTTGGAGCAGATTTATGGAATGGAAATCTAAGGATGGTGAACACATAATTCAAGTAGATGAAAGGAAAGAAAATAAATTACTGTCAGAGTTGCCTTTTCTAATTGAAGGTTTGCTTAATAAAGCAACTCTATTGGACTTTCTAAAGCATTTTACTGTTTTTGAACGCACCAAAAAAGAAACAATAAAAAAAATAGCAGCATACCACCAATATTTTGCAGTAAACAAAGCCATTCAAACAACCATAAAAGCATCAGATACAGAAGGTGATAAACGTGGTGGTGTTGTATGGCACACACAAGGTAGTGGGAAAAGTTTAAGTATGGTTTTCTATACTGGTAAATTAGTTCTTTCACATGCAATGAATAATCCTACTATTGTGGTACTTACAGATAGAAACGACTTAGACCAACAACTATTTGAAACATTTAGCAATTGTAATCAACTTATACGGCAAACCCCTAAACAGGCTGAAAACCGTAGTGGTTTGAGAGAATTGCTTAAAGTAGCATCAGGTGGCGTTGTTTTTACGACTATTCAAAAATTCATGCCCGAAGAAAAAGGTGACACTTACCCGACATTAAGCGAACGCCATAATATTGTGGTTGTCGCTGACGAAGCCCACCGAAGCCAATACGATTTTATCGATGGTTTTGCCCGTCATATGCGAGATGCTTTACCCAATGCTTCTTTTATCGGTTTTACAGGTACACCCATTGAAAAGGAAGATGCAAATACACGTTCCGTTTTTGGCGATTATGTGCACGTTTACGATATTCAACAAGCAGTAGAAGACGGTGCAACTGTTCGGATTTATTATGAAAGTCGTTTAGCTAAAATAAATCTTGATGAAGTGGCACAAAAGGTAATGGACGAAAAAATTGAAGAAGTTACCGAAAACGAAGAACTCACTGAAAAGCAAAAGCACTTTGCCAAATGGACAAGCAAGGAAGCTATAGTTGGCAGTAAAGACCGTTTAGAACAAGTTGCTAAAGATTTAGTATTGCATTTTGAAGCTCGTTCAAAAACACAGGACGGCAAAGGTATGATTGTAGCAATGAGTCGTCGAATTGCAATAGCTTTATACAACGAAATTATAAAAATACGACCTGACTGGCATGATTCTGATGATACCAAAGGAATAATAAAAGTAATTATGACAGGTTCGGCTAGTGACCCTTTGGATTGGCAGGAACATATACGCAACAAACCACGCAGAAAATCTATTGGAGACCGCTTGAAAGACCCTTCAGACCCTTTACAATTAGTTATTGTTCGTGATATGTGGCTTACTGGTTTTGATGCACCATGTTTACATACCATGTACATTGACAAACCAATGAACGGTCATAATCTAATGCAAGCCATTGCACGGATTAACCGAGTTTTCAAGGACAAAAAAGGCGGTTTAGTAGTTGATTACATTGGAATTGCACAAGATTTGAAAAAAGCGATTGCCACATACACCGAAGAAGGTGGAAAAGGTAAACCAACTTTCGACCTCGAAGAGGCAGTTGCTAAATTGCAAGAACTTTACGAAGTTACTGTTGATATGTTTAGCAAATTCGATTACAAAAAATATTTTGAAATTGCTATAAAAGACAAATTGGAATTTATCCGTGATGCTATGGATTACATTTTGGCATTAGAAGACGGCAAAAACCGTTTCAATCAAAACGTAATGCGTCTTTCGCAAGCCTTCGGATTGTGCGTTCCACACCCTGAAACTTTAAAAATAAGAGATGAAGTCGGATTTTTCCAAACGGTTAAATCTTACATAGCCAAACTATCAGAAAAAGAAAAGACAAAAAGCAATCAGGAAATAGAAACAGCAATACGGCAAATTGTTTCGGAAGCATTAATTTCCGATGAAGTAATTGATGTTTTTCAGGCAGCAGGGTTAAAAAGACCTGATATATCCATACTTTCCAATGAATTTATGGACGATATTAAAAACATGAAACGCAAAAACCTCGCTCTTGAATTGTTGAAAAAACTATTAAATGATGAACTAAAAAGACGAGGTAAAACAAACATTACACAAAGCAAAAAGTTTTCAGAATTATTGGAGGAAGCCGTTCGCCGCTATCAAAACGGATTAATAACAACAGCCGAAGCCATACAAGAATTGGCAGACCTGATAGGCGATATAAAAGAAGCTGACAAACGAGGCGAGAAATTAAACTTAAATAATGATGAATTAGCTTTTTATGATGCACTCCACGTAAGCGATTTAGCCGAAAAAATAATGGGCGATGACATTTTACAAAATATCGCTCGTGAATTAGTAGATAGTTTACGAAACAGTATTTCAATAGATTGGAATGTTAAGAAAAGCGTGCAGGCAGGCATTAGGGTTAGGATAAAAAGATTATTAAGAAAATATAAATATCCTCCTGAAGATTCCCCTGCAGCAATTGAAGCGATTATGGAACAAACTGAAGCATGGTCAAGGGAATGGACAAAAGAATAA
- a CDS encoding phospholipase D family protein has protein sequence MIEVISKNWLAYFLEELENTDNVFLISPFVTNNIVNHLLSNKKKAKIQLITRFNLNDFRSRVSSLSALKKLVSKGAEIKGIQNLHSKVYIFDNKSTIIGSANFTSGGFFNNYEFGIKTIDQVTISNSKMYFQDLWQINSEILTINQIEDWEKELKNSQPTSNNNELPDYGKKALIQGDRKRKYFIKNFGSDDSRVNTSFTTKEEIDRSHCHWALTFSGKKGRPRKYRNGDIVYMARILHGTEYAIFGKAITLKHVDNRDTATHADIRAIPWKDEWPVYIRVKDPVLIDATMGDCPKMSELIDTLEYDSFDKPQKRFLEGKPIKSAWGSLRQQADVELTEIAAEWLENKFQETKNKYGEVTAQYLSGLYQGNPTIKEVIDNA, from the coding sequence ATGATAGAAGTAATATCTAAAAATTGGCTTGCTTATTTTCTTGAAGAATTAGAAAATACAGATAATGTATTTCTTATTTCCCCTTTTGTCACAAACAACATTGTTAATCATTTATTGAGTAACAAGAAAAAAGCTAAAATCCAGTTAATTACTCGTTTTAATTTAAACGATTTTCGTTCAAGAGTTTCAAGTTTATCTGCATTGAAAAAACTTGTTTCAAAAGGGGCTGAAATTAAAGGAATACAAAATCTGCATAGCAAAGTTTACATTTTTGATAATAAGAGTACAATAATTGGTTCTGCAAATTTTACTTCTGGTGGATTTTTCAATAATTATGAGTTCGGAATTAAAACTATAGACCAAGTGACAATTTCTAATTCAAAAATGTACTTTCAAGACTTATGGCAAATAAATTCTGAAATCCTAACTATAAACCAAATTGAAGATTGGGAAAAGGAACTAAAAAACTCACAACCAACTTCAAATAATAATGAATTGCCAGATTATGGTAAAAAAGCTTTGATACAAGGCGACAGAAAACGTAAATATTTTATAAAAAACTTTGGAAGTGATGATAGTAGAGTTAATACAAGCTTTACTACAAAAGAAGAAATAGACCGTTCTCATTGTCATTGGGCATTAACATTTTCAGGAAAGAAAGGTAGACCTCGCAAATATAGAAATGGAGATATCGTTTATATGGCGCGAATATTACATGGTACAGAGTATGCTATTTTTGGGAAAGCGATTACACTTAAACATGTTGATAACAGAGATACCGCAACACATGCCGATATTAGGGCGATACCATGGAAAGATGAATGGCCTGTTTATATTAGAGTGAAAGACCCTGTGCTAATTGATGCAACTATGGGTGATTGCCCAAAAATGAGTGAATTGATTGATACATTAGAATATGACAGCTTTGATAAACCTCAAAAAAGATTTCTTGAAGGGAAGCCAATTAAAAGTGCTTGGGGTTCATTACGCCAACAAGCAGACGTAGAATTGACTGAAATTGCAGCGGAATGGCTAGAGAATAAGTTTCAAGAAACTAAAAATAAATATGGAGAAGTAACGGCTCAATACCTATCGGGCTTGTATCAAGGAAATCCAACTATAAAGGAGGTCATTGATAATGCATAG